Part of the Fibrobacter sp. genome, CCGCGTATGCCTACAAGAGCAAGACCGACGGCGTGGAACACGTGGCCTGGGTCGCGGGCAACCCCGACTTCAGCAAGCCGGTGTACGTGCGCGTGCACAGCGAATGCCTTACGGGCGACATTTTCGGTAGCCTCCGCTGCGATTGCGGCGAACAGCTGGCTTCCGCAATGAAGTTCATCGGCGAGCATGGGGGAGTGTTCCTTTACATGCGCGGCCAGGAAGGCAGGGGTATCGGGCTTTGCAACAAGCTCCGAGCCTATGAGCTGCAGGAGAAGGGCATGGACACGGTCGAGGCGAACCTGCACCTCGGGTTCAAGTCCGATTTGCGCCAGTATGGTACGGGCGCGCAGATTCTTGCGGACCTCGGCGTGAAGGAAATGCGCCTGCTTACGAATAACCCGAGCAAGATTTCGGGCATTTCGGCCTACGGTCTCAAGATCGTGGAACGCGTTCCCATCGAAATCAAGCCGAACAAGGAAAACTTGTTCTACCTGCTCACCAAGCAGAAGAAGATGGGGCACCAGCTGCATGTGGCCGAAGAGTCCGGTGCATCGGCGTCCGATGCAAAAGTTTTAAAAGAGGATAAATAAGATGGCTAAAGAAATCAAGAATTCTCTCAATGGTTCTGGCCTCAAGATTGCGATTGCCGTCGCCCGCTTCAACGAGGTGGTGACGGACAAGCTCCTGGAAGGTGCGCTCCGTCAGCTTGAGCTGCTGGGTGTCGCCGACAAGGATGTCACCGTCGTGCGCGTTCCGGGCGCATTCGAACTCCCGGGCGTGTGCCGCAGGCTCGCTGATTCCGGCAAGTACGACGCCGTGATGGCCATCGGTGCGGTTATCCGTGGCGAAACTTCCCATTACGATGTGGTGGTGAACGCCTCTACCGGCGGTGTCGCAAGCATCGCGGCCGAAGGCAAGCTTCCCGTGATTCTCGGCATCCTCACGACCGATACCGTAGACCAGGCGATGAACCGTGCCGGCCTCAAGGCGGGCAATCTGGGTTCCAACTGGGCATCCACTGCCGTTGAAATGGCCAATCTCTATAAGTCCATCTAACAATTAAAGACTACGATTATGCAAAAAAGTTTTAGACCAGCTCGCGTATTTGCCATGCAGTTGTTGTACTCCATGGAATTGACGGGGCAGACGGTGGGCGAGGCGCTTCCGGGAGTTCTGGAAAGCCAACCCATTGATGACGACCAGAAAAAATATGGGATGAAGCTCGTGGACCTGGTTCTTGCCCATCGCGAAGAACTCGATGAGGATATCAAGACGTCCACGGTTCATTGGGAAATCGAGCGTATGGCGTGCCTCGACCGCATCGTCATACGCATTGCCATGGTGGAACTGCTCTATGTTTCCGATACGCCCATCAAGGTGGTGCTTTCGGAAGCCATCCAGATTTCTAGCAAGTTCAGCACCGCGGACTCGGGCTCGTTCGTGAACGGCCTTCTTACGGGTTTTATGCAGAAGCGCAACATTGTCGTAGGTTCGACGAAGGGAGGAAAAAAGAATGATTAAGGAAAAATGGATGAAGCATATTTTTGCGGGTATCACGGGCCTTGTCGCCCTGATCGTTTACTCGCTTACGATGGCTCCTACGGTAAGTTTTTGGGACTGCGGTGAGTTCGTTGCCTGTGCAAACACGCTGGGCATTCCGCATCCTCCTGGAACGCCGTTCTTTGTCTTCTTTGCCCGTGCCGTCATCGTGATTCTCCCGTTCGTGGGTGAAATCGCGAAGCGCGTGAACTACATCTCGGTGTTCAGTTCCGCGGCGACTGTCTATATTACGGCGCTGTTCGCCTGGGAATTCCTCGCTACCGTCCTCAAGACGGACGCCCTTGCCGAAAGGATTTCCGAAAAGGTCCGCAACATCGTGCTTGCGACTTCCGCTCTCGTTGCCGGCTTCCTCCTGACGTTCTCCGACACGTTCTGGTTCAATGCCGTCGAAGCCGAAGTCTATGGCCTCGCGATGTTCATCTTGATGCTCATCTCTTACCTCGGTCTCGTCTGGTACAACAAGCGCGAAGATTCTTCGAGCGACCGCATCCTTATCTTTATCTGCTACATCGCGTTCCTCGGCGTGGGTGCCCACCTCTACACGATGCTCACTATTCCGGCGGTATTCGTGCTGATGCTCGTTGCCCAGCCCAAGAAGATTTTTGAACGCCTGCCCATCTGGATTACGGGTACGCTCCTGTGCTCCGTGATTTACATGGTTTCCGCCTTCATTGAGATTTCGTTGGTTTGCCTTGTGGTGCTTGCGGTTCTCACGTTTGCAAAGCCGTTCTCCCCGAGGATGAACCATGCGGTGAAGCTTTCGCTCGCTTTTGCGTTCTTCGCCCTGATTGGCTACAGCACGCACCTCTACATTCCTATTCGTTCGGAACTCAACCCGATTATCGACGAAAACGATCCGGAAATCAACATCCGTGACGACCAGGGCAACCTGCAGCTCGGTAACCTCTTCAAGAGCGAAAACTGGGTCGCCTTCAACAACTTCGTTGAACGCAAGCAGTACGGTTCCGAAAGCATGCTGACCCGCGCGTTCTACCGCCGTTCCCAGCTGGCACACCAGGTGTTCTCCTTCCCGAACATGAGCTACGGTGGCTACCAGATGGCGCAGTACCTGCCTTACAAGGTGGGCGGCGTGAACTATGCGAACGGTGTCTATACCTTCGACAAGTCCGAGAACGTTCCTCTCGAAAGGTTCGGACACAAGTTCCCGACTCAGATGAGCTTCATGGGCGACAGGACATTCCCGCAGTTCTTGATTTTCTTGCTGTTTAACGGCCTGCTGGTCCTTGTCTGCGTATTCGTCTGCAAGCGCAACAGGCACCTGGGTATTTTCCTGTCCGTGCTCTACGGCCTTTGCTCTCTCGGTCTCCTGTTCTACATCAACTTCGCCGACGGTACGCGCATGGAACAGCGCGAACACGATTACTGGGTGAATGTGATGAACAGGAACGTGGCTGACCTCAATACCATGGGGGCGGGTATCGCGCAGGTTCCCGATCCGAACGACCTGATTGACCTCCGCCAGAAGATTGAAGTGGGCAAGTACCGCATCGATATGATGAAGCAGCGCGGTGCTTCCGCTGCCGAAATTTCGAAGGTTGAACGCGAAATCAATTCTTACGAAAGCTCCGCCGCATGGGCTAGCTGGAAGAAAATCGAGAACGGTTTTGCCCAGCGCGGGCTCCGTGCTCCGTTCCCGGAACCGGTTCATATGGAAGTGCGCGAACGTGACTACTTCTATACGCCTGCATTCATCTTCATGAGCATGATGTTCGGCCTCGGTGCCGGTATCCTCGTGCTCCTCGTCGCGACGACGGCTTCTACCGTTGCTCTTGCGACCCCGCTGGCTGCGGTTCTCGCCGTGATTTCCTTTGCGGTTCCCTGCATTTCGAACTACCAGGAACACGACCGTTCCGGCCTGTGGGTCCCGTGGGATTACGCTTACAACTTGCTGAACAGCTGCCGCCCGAATGCGATTCTCTTTACGAACGGCGATAACGACACCTTCCCGCTGTGGTTTGCGCAGGAAGTGGCCGGTATCCGCAAGGATGTGCGCGTGGTGAACCTCTCGCTCGGCAATACCGACTGGTACATCAAGCAGATGCTCGACAACGAGCCCGTTCTCAAGCTGAGCTATAACAAGAAGACCATCGACAGCGACATGGTGCTCGACAACAGCGTTGCCAATAACCCGAACCATCAGGTCTCTACCTGGGTGAACAAGGCGAACCGCCTGATGCCGCAGCTCAAGGCCCGTATCGAGAGCATGGAAGGCAAGGAACTTTCCCCGGCTGATTCCGCCAAGCTCCTCACGTTCAAGACGCACTACCAGGTGTGGGATGCATTTGTCGACTGGGCGAAGCGCACTCGCAGCGGCATGATGCTCACGCAGCACAAGCTCGTTATCGACCTTGCCCTGCAGAACATGGACAAGCCTATCGAAATCTCCACGACGGTCGGTACCTCGAACTTCATGGGTCTCGAAAAGTACATGGTGCAGGAAGGCCTTGTCTACAACCTCGTGAAGGGTGACCTCAACCCGAAGCGCAATGCCTTCGACGCGAAGTACGCGGCCGACCTCATCGACAGCGTCTACAAGTTCCGCGGCCTTGGCGATGGTACAGCCTACATCAATGACGAAACTCAGCGCTTGCTTTCGAGCTACGTTTCGCTGTACCTCCAGATTTCGTTTGATGCACGCGAAAAGATTGCGGCGCTCCGCACGAGCAAGCCTTTCACGGCCGAGAAGAAGGCTGCAGCCGACAGCCTCTGCACCGCAGCCATCAAGTACCTCGACCTGGGTAAGAAGCAGTTCAGCGATGAATGGCGCGTGTACTGGGCCGCAGCGTTCGTCTACGACATCGTGGGCGAGAGGCAGAAGGCCCTGGATTACCTCGACGAAGGCTTGAAGAACGTTCCCGAATACGACGAAGGCGGCCGCGCCAGGCTCCTGATGAGCGTGGAACAGATCAAGCACAGCCCCGAAAAGCCGATGGTTGTCGAAGAGGAAACGAAGCCCGCAGAACCGGTGGATTCGGCTACGTCCGATTCTGCGCCGGTTGTTGCCGCCGCCAACTAGCCTAGAGGTGCCGTGATGGATTTAAGCATGGTCATTCCGGTCAAGGAAGAAAGCGAAAACCTTCCGGAACTGCTGAAAGAAATTGTTGCCGCCATGGAGCCCACGGGCTTCACTTACGAGGTTATCGCCATCGACGACGGCAGCCGTGACAATACGTGGGAAGTTCTCGAGAACCTCTCGCGCGAATACCCCTTCCTGAAGGGATTCCGTTTCCAGTTCAACTGCGGCAAGGCCGACGCTCTCGCCTTCGGTTTCTCGAAGGCGACGGGTCGCTACGTGGCGACCCTCGATGGCGACCTGCAGGATGATCCGCTCGAAATCCCGAAGATGATAAAGATTCTGGAAGAGGGCTACGATCTCGTCTCGGGCTGGAAGGTCCGCAGGCTTGACCCGTGGCACAAGACGCTTCCTTCGAAGCTTTTCAACCTGACGGTTTCCGCCGTGTGCGGCAAGCGCCTGCACGATTTCAACTGCGGCATCAAGGCTTATCGCCATTCCGTGGTGCGTTACATCGAACTCTACGGCGATTACCACCGCTTTATTCCCGTGATGGCCAAGTGGCAGGGCTTCCGCATTACCGAGATGCCCGTCGCGCACCGCGCCCGCGTTCACGGGGTTTCCAAGTACGGCATTTCGCGTCTCGTTTCCGGGTTCCTCGACCTGGTTTCGCTCATGTTCATGCGCAGTTTCTCGGCCAAGCCGCTGCATTTCTTTGGCTTGATCGGCCTGGTGTTCTTGGCGCTTGGCTTGGGCGTGTGCGGTTACTTTGGTTATGAATGGTTCCAGACGGGAGCCATGCATGTACGTCCCTTGCTCCTTGCCGGCGGTTTTTCGCTGGTGATGAGCGTTCAGTTCTTTTCGCTCGGGCTTCTTGCCGAGATGCTCAACGGTCGCAAACGCAGAATTTATCCTATAGCCGAAACTTTTGGCGAGTGAGTTTTGTAGATTATTGCGTGTAGGAGTATAGATATGGTGTTCCCTAAGAGTCTTGTCATCATTCCCACTTACAACGAGAAGGAAAACATCCTCCTCATTATGTCGGCTATTCTGGAACAGAACAGCTGCCTCGAAGTCCTCGTTGTCGATGACGGCAGCCCCGACGGCACTGGTGACCTTGTGGAAGCGGAATCTGCGAAGAACCCGCGCGTTCACCTGATCCGCCGCAAGGGAAAGATGGGCCTCGGCTCCGCCTACGTGACGGGGTTCAAGTGGGCTCTCGAACGCGACTACCAGCGTGTTTTCGAGATGGACGCTGACTTCAGCCACAGTCCTTCTGACCTGAACCGTTTCCTGGAATCGGCCGAAAAAGCCGACCTGGTGCTCGGCAGCCGTTACCAGAACCACCGCATCAGCGTGGTGAACTGGGACTTGCGCCGCCTTATTTTGAGCTATGGTGCGAACGTCTATACCCGTATCGTGACGGGACTTCCGATTAGCGATGCGACCGGCGGTTTCAAGTGCTTCCGCCGCGAGGCCCTGCAGGCCTTGAACCTCGACAAGATGAAGAGCGACGGCTATTGCTTCCAGATTGAGACTACCTTCAAGATTTGGAAGAAGGGCCTCCGCGTGAAGGAAATTCCCATCGTGTTTGCCGACCGTACCCGTGGTACGTCCAAGATGAGCGGCGGCATCATTTCCGAAGCCTTCTTCCTTGTCCTGAAACTGCGTCTCGGTCTGGCATAGCGCCCATGTATTCTTGTTCCGTCATTATTGTTGCTTACAATTCCTGCGACTTTATCCCGGCTTGTCTCAAGTCCGTGCGCGACGCGTGTGCGGGTATCGACTCCCAGATAA contains:
- a CDS encoding glycosyltransferase family 2 protein gives rise to the protein MDLSMVIPVKEESENLPELLKEIVAAMEPTGFTYEVIAIDDGSRDNTWEVLENLSREYPFLKGFRFQFNCGKADALAFGFSKATGRYVATLDGDLQDDPLEIPKMIKILEEGYDLVSGWKVRRLDPWHKTLPSKLFNLTVSAVCGKRLHDFNCGIKAYRHSVVRYIELYGDYHRFIPVMAKWQGFRITEMPVAHRARVHGVSKYGISRLVSGFLDLVSLMFMRSFSAKPLHFFGLIGLVFLALGLGVCGYFGYEWFQTGAMHVRPLLLAGGFSLVMSVQFFSLGLLAEMLNGRKRRIYPIAETFGE
- the nusB gene encoding transcription antitermination factor NusB; the protein is MQKSFRPARVFAMQLLYSMELTGQTVGEALPGVLESQPIDDDQKKYGMKLVDLVLAHREELDEDIKTSTVHWEIERMACLDRIVIRIAMVELLYVSDTPIKVVLSEAIQISSKFSTADSGSFVNGLLTGFMQKRNIVVGSTKGGKKND
- a CDS encoding DUF2723 domain-containing protein; its protein translation is MIKEKWMKHIFAGITGLVALIVYSLTMAPTVSFWDCGEFVACANTLGIPHPPGTPFFVFFARAVIVILPFVGEIAKRVNYISVFSSAATVYITALFAWEFLATVLKTDALAERISEKVRNIVLATSALVAGFLLTFSDTFWFNAVEAEVYGLAMFILMLISYLGLVWYNKREDSSSDRILIFICYIAFLGVGAHLYTMLTIPAVFVLMLVAQPKKIFERLPIWITGTLLCSVIYMVSAFIEISLVCLVVLAVLTFAKPFSPRMNHAVKLSLAFAFFALIGYSTHLYIPIRSELNPIIDENDPEINIRDDQGNLQLGNLFKSENWVAFNNFVERKQYGSESMLTRAFYRRSQLAHQVFSFPNMSYGGYQMAQYLPYKVGGVNYANGVYTFDKSENVPLERFGHKFPTQMSFMGDRTFPQFLIFLLFNGLLVLVCVFVCKRNRHLGIFLSVLYGLCSLGLLFYINFADGTRMEQREHDYWVNVMNRNVADLNTMGAGIAQVPDPNDLIDLRQKIEVGKYRIDMMKQRGASAAEISKVEREINSYESSAAWASWKKIENGFAQRGLRAPFPEPVHMEVRERDYFYTPAFIFMSMMFGLGAGILVLLVATTASTVALATPLAAVLAVISFAVPCISNYQEHDRSGLWVPWDYAYNLLNSCRPNAILFTNGDNDTFPLWFAQEVAGIRKDVRVVNLSLGNTDWYIKQMLDNEPVLKLSYNKKTIDSDMVLDNSVANNPNHQVSTWVNKANRLMPQLKARIESMEGKELSPADSAKLLTFKTHYQVWDAFVDWAKRTRSGMMLTQHKLVIDLALQNMDKPIEISTTVGTSNFMGLEKYMVQEGLVYNLVKGDLNPKRNAFDAKYAADLIDSVYKFRGLGDGTAYINDETQRLLSSYVSLYLQISFDAREKIAALRTSKPFTAEKKAAADSLCTAAIKYLDLGKKQFSDEWRVYWAAAFVYDIVGERQKALDYLDEGLKNVPEYDEGGRARLLMSVEQIKHSPEKPMVVEEETKPAEPVDSATSDSAPVVAAAN
- the ribH gene encoding 6,7-dimethyl-8-ribityllumazine synthase, whose amino-acid sequence is MAKEIKNSLNGSGLKIAIAVARFNEVVTDKLLEGALRQLELLGVADKDVTVVRVPGAFELPGVCRRLADSGKYDAVMAIGAVIRGETSHYDVVVNASTGGVASIAAEGKLPVILGILTTDTVDQAMNRAGLKAGNLGSNWASTAVEMANLYKSI
- a CDS encoding polyprenol monophosphomannose synthase is translated as MVFPKSLVIIPTYNEKENILLIMSAILEQNSCLEVLVVDDGSPDGTGDLVEAESAKNPRVHLIRRKGKMGLGSAYVTGFKWALERDYQRVFEMDADFSHSPSDLNRFLESAEKADLVLGSRYQNHRISVVNWDLRRLILSYGANVYTRIVTGLPISDATGGFKCFRREALQALNLDKMKSDGYCFQIETTFKIWKKGLRVKEIPIVFADRTRGTSKMSGGIISEAFFLVLKLRLGLA